A genomic stretch from Odocoileus virginianus isolate 20LAN1187 ecotype Illinois chromosome 25, Ovbor_1.2, whole genome shotgun sequence includes:
- the LOC110144055 gene encoding olfactory receptor 5H8-like, protein METKNATELTEFVLTGLTYEPVWQVPLFLLFLMIYLITITGNLGLIALIWKDPHLQIPMYIFLGNLALVDIWLSSTVTPKMLVNIITQNKRISLSECLVQFFSFAVSATTECFLLAMMSYDRYLAICNPLLYPAILTHRLCMGMLVSSFVGGLFHALIHTGFLFRLTFCNDNIIHHFYCDIMPLFKISCTDPSINVLMIFIFSGSIQVFTILIVLISYTLVLFTILKKKSAQGIRKAFSTCGAHLLSVSLYYGPLLFMYVRPGSTQADHQDMTDSLFYTVIIPFLNPIIYSLRNKKVINSLLKILKRNIKI, encoded by the coding sequence atggaaacaaaaaatgCAACAGAGCTGACAGAGTTTGTTCTCACGGGACTCACATATGAACCAGTATGGCAAGTGCCCCTGTTCCTGCTGTTCTTGATGATATACCTCATCACCATCACGGGAAACCTTGGTCTGATTGCTCTCATCTGGAAAGACCCCCACCTTCAAATTCCCATGTACATATTCCTTGGGAATTTGGCCTTAGTGGATATCTGGCTATCCTCCACAGTGACTCCCAAGATGCTGGTCAACATTATCACCCAGAATAAGAGGATATCTCTCTCTGAATGCCTGgtgcaatttttttcatttgcagtCAGTGCAACTACGGAATGTTTTCTGCTGGCAATGATGTCGTATGATCGTTATCTAGCCATATGCAACCCACTACTTTATCCAGCAATTCTGACTCATAGACTATGCATGGGAATGTTAGTCTCATCATTTGTTGGTGGCCTTTTTCATGCCTTAATTCATACAGGCTTTTTATTCAGATTAACCTTCTGTAATGACAACATAATACACCACTTTTATTGTGACATCATGCCATTGTTTAAAATTTCTTGCACTGACCCTTCTATTAATGTTCtgatgatatttattttctctggctCAATACAGGTGTTCACCATTCTTATTGTTCTTATCTCTTATACACTAGTTCtgttcacaattttaaaaaagaagtctgcACAAGGCATAAGgaaggccttctccacctgtggggcccacctcctctctgtctccttaTACTATGGCCCTCTTCTTTTTATGTATGTGCGTCCTGGATCCACACAAGCAGATCATCAGGATATGACGGACTCTCTGTTTTACACTGTCATAATTCCTTTCCTAAATCCAATTATCTACAGtctgagaaataaaaaagtcataaattcactgctaaaaatattaaaaagaaacattaagaTTTAA